The following coding sequences lie in one Trichoderma breve strain T069 chromosome 1, whole genome shotgun sequence genomic window:
- a CDS encoding vacuolar membrane-associated protein iml1 domain-containing protein, translating to MSRYVGAAPSAPRRGPHWSHHLRQSSSTNSDRASEISAASPRSVSTHSTVKDVKDEKPRKTERYCAVTLNDGYSRDEVLLNLDLIGGDIKPGTLMSIAVLKSESVKSAAGFGGLKKQSHEDNGSLRYQHIGPCDPSSLGDQYIFVAKDMPKETKARHPDIEVQVVKHIADIFGMKKGSIVLLAPVDNDHPVTEATHVEMIFKDQYLSRADMWRVAVGELTQRTVYKGQSLLFLGTIKAQITTVYVNGNSVQSAYFGRETRPIFRSESARYVLFIQMSKEMWDFDSDSSGEIMFNKVVNGFLPALFKRWAVLKVKHLVSIVLFARVEYDTGLTNELDPYGNRRPYKDFYRVVVSEMASGEWTKILYQLKRQLNYFRKDITLHHQTALDGLKEGASGNEAASRIRAESSFSIHGNILEAINLACAQFAHDYIDRDLTRTGISIAVISAGAGIFEVDYETLRRTTEALDDDDDFKIRCRMYDLQMRSALDTNEIEITPLHSDPHYPSDIFEKSSFLKRRQEAIGDIWYNPPTRLPDHLYDTIQGIQRFSPERHARPAERPSWRQLQEFDDSRAILTRHKRHHHHSSEAGGRSDETRRHHMEDLNVLGSSLPEKKLFNNVPSARKLSMNQAEMEKPNMFSKRKLPDPLPLKESPSTQQLPLPAPKFMKQISLGHRGFGIAAPKIAAAEVKAETVNAAVTKSNAPPTPRSRPDLRPSTPQTIRSQSPFSVNRLKPETTDPEMVRMSSTPSIPILKKNGSNRHDMHLYNLKAGTPAHTSISRAHGDSPEDDSELYQNMFRTEDHKVVLSKLRAGVGVTPEPPVTVSPSSAISPWLVLLNPSDPEKNQIDAANLYTRWQHIFPRISEMKIQKWKALCCPAAVPLTTEYFPTRAQFDTEYQRHPYNVDQNADDDEEPKTRQEFISELISLRFSQGFQVVVGPAVARAFGQKVIKLGDIFSRDQVLEDGTSIFMSVGNIIHQLSCVNGTEVEVNIYIRKPTADMSGLPEGFSPMYKPAIRTLFDTDYEARHIELLSIPRPDRNWNMIDSYAAGHHDEMMESLRFWRARFVLIPLVAHNPSVPRTQNGLYPEEIRIEGIKRLAQLWQKNRYIPPSERRFQTARGRRQLDRSPLDIVYKTEDPSVVIAAELETLPLIEGLEGGMSKKHQLVSRKDRFEKSNLNFSVLAEAMQQPVEQGGVPLRNRRWHLRLHYHSFLGSDMTTWLLENFDDLETREDAEDLGNALMSKGLFVHVERRHRFRDGNYFYHKKKENPLPLTPMTESSMGSAHIAKSRPKVILSKVIKYDVDPRKRSYRPERIDLHYDRLHNPDNCYHVRIDWMNATAKLVEDAVDVWEREASQYGLRLVEVPIRESSGITEVNPFRKPFPIKLAVQPPDKQPETFYDPNSLGPQTVPTKHFYQKSILRHFDFVLDIEAASNYPSNVDIIYSWGRPDYRYTQYIHRSGVLLAQVTDDGNFIVLANRLYGRRAVKEREAAARNMAPMEPPRRLTDGIGPRVPSYDSFNLSESVMAGSSMHHAAHQGHLQHHHHGGIHQHQHHHHYHHPYHHYSPSIKAVNMSGPTSDSPVGKSSSQHHQFHSSTNPTAHLGEPEAIKEELEAFCSDAAALEAFYKETLEKAQHIEGTPAVAAAAGPPGLEAVPEASIPSLGLPPGVLASLDGGGPAAAALRIGSPMMFLRRGSVQFDGMGLGSKK from the exons ATGTCCCGATATGTCGGCGCAGCACCATCGGCTCCGCGGAGGGGACCGCATTGGTCCCATCACCTTCGACAGTCGAGCTCGACCAACTCAGACCGCGCATCCGAGATATCTGCCGCCTCGCCCAGGAGTGTTTCTACGCATTCGACTGTCAAGGACGTAAAGGATGAGAAGCCGCGAAAGACTGAGCGCTATTGCGCCGTCACTCTCAATGACGGATATTCGCGAGATGAGGTGTTGCTAAACCTGGACCTGATTGGTGGTGATATCAAGCCAGGCACCTTGATGTCCATCGCCGTCCTGAAATCGGAATCTGTGAAATCGGCGGCGGGATTTGGCGGCCTCAAGAAACAGTCGCATGAGGACAATGGCAGCTTGCGATACCAACACATCGGCCCCTGCGACCCGAGCTCCCTCGGCGACCAGTACATCTTTGTCGCCAAGGATATGCCCAAGGAGACCAAAGCTCGGCATCCTGATATCGAAGTACAAGTTGTTAAGCACATTGCGGACATATTTGGAATGAAGAAGGGGTCCATTGTCCTACTGGCACCA GTTGATAATGACCACCCGGTTACCGAAGCTACACACGTGGAGATGATATTTAAGGATCAGTATCTATCACGAGCAGATATGTGGAGGGTAGCCGTCGGGGAACTCACGCAGCGGACCGTATATAAAGGACAGTCCCTCCTCTTTTTGGGCACGATAAAGGCACAAATCACGACAGTCTATGTTAATGGGAACAGCGTCCAATCCGCTTACTTTGGCCGAGAGACGAGGCCGATATTTCGCAGCGAGTCAGCTAGATatgtcctcttcatccaaatGTCCAAAGAGATGTGGGACTTTGACTCCGACAGCTCTGGCGAAATCATGTTCAATAAAGTTGTCAACGGGTTTCTGCCAGCCCTCTTTAAGAGGTGGGCCGTGCTCAAGGTAAAACACTTGGTCAGCATTGTCCTCTTTGCTCGTGTCGAATATGATACGGGCTTGACCAATGAGCTGGAC CCCTATGGGAACCGGCGTCCATACAAAGACTTCTATCGAGTCGTAGTGAGTGAAATGGCTAGTGGAGAGTGGACCAAGATCCTGTACCAGCTGAAAAGGCAATTGAACTACTTTCGAAAAGACATCACTCTGCATCACCAGACGGCATTAGATGGCCTGAAAGAAGGTGCATCTGGAAATGAGGCAGCCAGTCGAATCAGAGCCGAGTCTTCCTTTTCCATCCACGGCAATATTCTGGAGGCCATTAACCTCGCTTGCGCACAATTTGCTCACGATTATATTGACCGGGACTTGACCAGGACgggcatctccatcgccgtcattagcgctggcgctggcatCTTTGAAGTGGATTATGAGACACTGCGAAGAACTACAGAAGCCCTT gacgacgacgatgatttCAAAATAAGATGCCGGATGTACGACCTTCAGATGCGGAGCGCACTTGATACGAATGAGATCGAAATCACCCCGCTGCACTCGGACCCTCATTATCCCAGCGATATCTTTGAGAAGAGTAGCTTCTTGAAGAGACGCCAAGAGGCGATTGGCGATATCTGGTACAACCCCCCGACTCGTCTTCCGGATCACCTATACGATACCATCCAGGGGATTCAGAGGTTCTCGCCCGAAAGGCATGCGCGGCCCGCGGAAAGACCTTCTTGGAGACAGCTACAGGAATTTGATGATTCTAGAGCCATCCTGACTCGCCACAAgcgccaccaccaccataGCTCGGAAGCAGGTGGCAGGTCGGACGAGACTCGAAGGCATCATATGGAGGACTTGAACGTCCTgggctcttctctcccagaAAAGAAATTATTCAATAATGTCCCTTCGGCTAGGAAGCTCTCCATGAACCaagcagagatggagaaacCGAACATGTTCTCAAAGCGAAAACTACCAGATCCGCTACCTCTGAAAGAATCGCCTTCTACACAGCAATTACCACTGCCGGCC CCCAAATTTATGAAACAAATCAGTCTTGGGCACCGAGGATTTGGCATAGCAGCTCCAAAGATTGCAGCAGCCGAAGTGAAAGCAGAAACTGTCAATGCAGCCGTTACCAAGTCAAACGCACCACCAACTCCTCGGTCACGTCCAGATTTGAGGCCGTCCACTCCGCAAACAATCCGAAGCCAATCGCCATTCTCAGTTAACAGGCTCAAGCCGGAGACGACTGATCCTGAAATGGTGAGAATGTCATCAACGCCAAGCATCCCCATCCTGAAGAAAAACGGGTCGAATCGTCACGATATGCATTTGTACAACCTAAAAGCGGGAACACCTGCACATACTTCAATATCCCGCGCTCATGGTGACAGTCCCGAAGATGACAGCGAGTTGTATCAAAACATGTTCCGCACGGAAGATCACAAAGTCGTCCTGAGCAAACTTCGTGCAGGAGTTGGCGTGACACCGGAGCCTCCTGTGACGGTttcgccatcttcggcaATCAGTCCTTGGCTGGTGTTGTTGAATCCATCTGATCCAGAGAAGAATCAGATAGACGCGGCCAACTTGTACACGCGCTGGCAGCACATCTTTCCTCGCATCTCCGAGATGAAAATACAGAAATGGAAAGCCCTCTGCTGCCCCGCTGCAGTTCCATTGACGACTGAATACTTTCCTACTAGAGCCCAGTTCGATACCGAGTATCAGAGGCACCCTTACAACGTGGATCAAAACgcagacgatgacgaagaaccAAAGACTCGACAAGAATTTATCAGCGAGCTGATTAGTCTCCGATTTTCACAAGGATTTCAGGTGGTAGTTGGTCCAGCCGTGGCGAGAGCATTTGGCCAAAAGGTGATCAAGCTCGGAGACATATTCTCGCGTGACCAAGTTCTTGAAGACGGCACGAGTATATTCATGTCTGTCGGCAACATTATTCATCAGCTCTCATGCGTAAATGGGACTGAGGTAGAAGTCAACATCTACATTAGAAAACCCACGGCAGACATGTCAGGATTGCCAGAGGGATTCTCTCCCATGTACAAGCCGGCCATCCGAACGCTGTTTGATACAGACTATGAGGCCCGACATATAGAACTGCTATCGATTCCAAGGCCCGACCGTAACTGGAACATGATTGATTCGTACGCTGCGGGTCATCACGATGAAATGATGGAGAGCCTGCGCTTCTGGAGGGCCCGATTCGTCCTCATCCCACTGGTCGCCCACAATCCTTCGGTGCCCAGGACCCAAAACGGTCTATATCCTGAAGAAATCAGGATAGAGGGCATCAAGCGGTTGGCACAGCTGTGGCAGAAGAATCGCTACATACCGCCATCGGAACGCCGGTTCCAAACTGCCAGAGGGCGCAGGCAGCTGGACCGTAGTCCTCTGGATATTGTCTACAAGACAGAGGATCCGTCCGTTGTCATTGCAGCTGAGCTGGAAACACTACCCCTAATCGAGGGCCTCGAGGGCGGCATGAGTAAGAAGCATCAGCTCGTATCGAGGAAAGACCGATTTGAAAAATCCAACTTGAACTTTTCTGTCTTGGCCGAAGCTATGCAGCAGCCAGTGGAACAGGGCGGCGTGCCTCTGCGGAACCGCCGCTGGCATCTTCGTTTGCATTATCACTCTTTCCTCGGGTCTGATATGACAACGTGGCTATTGGAGAACTTTGATGATCTCGAGACGCGTGAAGACGCAGAAGATTTAGGCAATGCTCTGATG tCTAAGGGGCTTTTTGTGCACGTCGAAAGACGACACCGTTTCCGAGACGGTAATTACTTTTACCA caagaagaaggaaaatcCCCTGCCCTTGACACCCATGACGGAGTCGTCCATGGGCTCGG CACATATAGCCAAGAGTCGCCCCAAGGTTATCCTCAGCAAGGTCATCAAATACGATGTGGATCCTAGGAAGAGGTCATATCGCCCTGAACGGATTGACCTACACTACGACCGCCTTCACAACCCAGACAACTGCTACCACGTGAGGATCGACTGGATGAACGCAACAGCCAAGCTCGTGGAAGACGCTGTCGATGTTTGGGAGCGCGAGGCTAGCCAGTACGGCCTTCGCCTCGTCGAGGTCCCCATAAGGGAGTCCAGCGGCATCACGGAGGTCAATCCCTTCCGTAAGCCATTCCCCATCAAGCTTGCGGTCCAGCCACCCGACAAGCAGCCCGAGACGTTTTACGATCCAAACTCTCTGGGACCGCAGACGGTCCCGACGAAGCACTTTTATCAAAAATCTATACTGCGGCACTTTGACTTTGTGCTCGATATCGAGGCGGCCTCGAATTATCCCAGCAATGTAGACATTATCTACTCTTGGGGGCGTCCGGATTACAGATACACGCAGTACATTCATCGCTCGGGAGTCCTTCTCGCCCAGGTGACGGATGATGGCAACTTCATCGTGTTGGCAAACAGGCTGTACGGCAGAAGAGCTgtgaaggagagagaggccgcGGCACGGAACATGGCCCCGATGGAGCCGCCTCGTCGCTTAACGGACGGAATCGGCCCACGAGTACCCTCGTACGACTCCTTCAACCTCTCGGAATCAGTCATGGCGGGCTCCTCGATGCATCATGCTGCTCATCAGGGGCACCTgcagcaccatcaccacGGTGGGAtacatcaacaccagcatcaccaccactaTCACCATCCATACCACCACTACTCGCCCAGCATCAAGGCTGTCAACATGTCCGGCCCGACCAGCGACAGCCCCGTGGGCAAAAGCTCGagccagcatcatcagtTCCATTCCTCCACCAACCCCACAGCTCATCTTGGCGAGcccgaggccatcaaggaagAGCTCGAGGCATTCTGTTCcgatgccgccgccctcgagGCGTTTTACAAGGAGACGCTAGAAAAGGCCCAGCACATCGAGGGCACGCCCGCCGTCGCCGCGGCGGCCGGTCCACCGGGCTTGGAGGCCGTGCCTGAGGCGAGCATCCCGTCGTTGGGCCTGCCGCCGGGCGTTTTAGCATCTTTGGATGGGGGAgggccggcggcggcggcgctgagGATTGGTAGCCCGATGATGTTTTTGAGGAGGGGAAGTGTGCAATTTGATGGCATGGGGTTAGGATCTAAGAAATGA
- a CDS encoding cation efflux family domain-containing protein, whose protein sequence is MAIRMNRKQRLTATIAISFSFFVAELIAGFYTHSLALIADAFHYLSDLIGFVVALVAVVVSEDPNPPPQKFTFGWARATLLGAFFNGVFLLALGVSILVQAIERFVNVTVIDQPKVILIVGCIGLGLNLLVLSFLHDHDHDHGDGHGHGHDHGHAHAHEHDHSSSHRHETLHEEDAANRIDDGTAPEAEARPTLASSGHHQHRHVSVSPSRPSRDLGMLGVMIHVVGDAINNIGVIASALIIWKAQGEARYYADPAIGIAPNEIEIDDIKHDINKVPGVESVHELHVWRLDQRKSIASAHVVVDGRTVRSFADTAKIIMECLHAYGIHSATLQPEVLPAHQQQQAQSSSVSPNSGTGTPTQRRRDNGADCQIVCGSQCGEMRCCTSVQLS, encoded by the exons ATGGCGATCCGAATGAATCGCAAACAGCGATTGACCGCGACGATAGCCATTTCGTTCTCCTTTTTCGTGGCCGAACTCATTG CCGGATTTTACACCCACTCTCTCGCATTGATCGCTGATGCGTTCCACTAT CTGAGCGATTTGATTGGATTTGTGGTGGCCTTGGTCGCTGTCGTG gTGTCTGAGGACCCAAATCCACCACCACAAAAATTCACATTTGGATGGGCACGTGCAACGCTTCTGGGGGCGTTTTTCAACGGCGTGTTCCTTTTGGCGCTCGGCGTCAGCATTCTGGTTCAAGCTATCGAACGATTTGTCAACGTGACCG TCATCGACCAGCCCAAGGTCATTCTGATCGTGGGATGCATTGGCCTAGGACTGAATCTCCTGGTCTTGTCGTTTCTTCATG ATCATGATCACGATCATGGTGATGGCCACGGCCACGGTCACGACCATGGACACGCACATGCGCACGAGCACGACCATAGTAGCAGCCATAGGCATGAAACCCTGCACGAGGAAGACGCTGCTAACAGGATAGATGATGGAACGGCGCCTGAGGCAGAGGCTCGTCCCACGTTG GCATCCAGCGGTCACCACCAGCACAGGCATGTATCAGTCTCGCCATCTCGCCCTAGCAGGGACTTGGGGATGCTTGGCGTTATGATCCACGTAGTtggtgatgccatcaacaacattggCGTCATAGCATCGGCCCTTATTATCTGGAAAGCCCAAGGGGAAGCACGATACTATGCCGACCCTGCCATTGGC ATTGCCCCTAATGAGATAGAGATTGATGACATCAAGCACGATATCAATAAG GTCCCTGGTGTCGAATCTGTGCATGAACTTCACGTCTGGCGACTAGATCAACGCAAGTCGATTGCATCTGCACATGTTGTCGTTGACGGTAGAACCGTCCGAAGCTTTGCAGACACGGCCAAGATCATCATGGAATGCCTCCATGCGTACGGCATCCACTCGGCAACACTGCAGCCAGAGGTACTGCCTgctcaccagcagcagcaagctcaaAGCTCATCCGTGTCCCCGAACTCTGGTACCGGAACGCCGACTCAACGGCGACGTGATAACGGCGCTGATTGCCAGATTGTATGCGGAAGCCAGTGCGGCGAAATGAGATGCTGCACATCGGTACAGCTCTCTTGA